Proteins co-encoded in one Granulicella cerasi genomic window:
- the murQ gene encoding N-acetylmuramic acid 6-phosphate etherase, which translates to MFTSALPSTEQRNSRSLQLDQLSTAELVRLMQEEDRAVLAAMESQCDAIAAAIGVIVLALERGGRLFYLGAGTSGRLGVLDASEAPPTFQSRPELIQGVIAGGDHALRFAVEGAEDDAAQGVADLQARGFAAGDVLVGIGASGRTPYVLGGLRYAASLGARTIGVSCVEGSAIAAASEIAITPVVGPEVLTGSTRLKAGTATKLVLNQLSTGAMVRLGYVYENLMVNVAATNKKLEDRALRILMTLTDLPQDEAARLLAAAGSIKAGVVMHRLQLSRTQADQRLSVARGNLRRALA; encoded by the coding sequence ATGTTCACGTCCGCGCTCCCTTCCACGGAGCAGCGCAACTCGCGCTCGCTACAGTTAGACCAGCTCTCCACCGCAGAGCTGGTGCGGTTGATGCAGGAGGAGGACCGCGCTGTTCTGGCGGCGATGGAGTCGCAATGTGATGCGATTGCGGCGGCGATTGGCGTGATCGTACTGGCGCTGGAGCGGGGCGGGCGGCTGTTTTACCTCGGCGCTGGTACCTCTGGCAGGTTGGGAGTGCTGGATGCGTCTGAGGCTCCTCCGACTTTTCAGAGCAGGCCCGAACTGATCCAAGGGGTGATCGCTGGAGGCGATCATGCGTTGCGCTTTGCGGTGGAAGGCGCCGAGGACGATGCTGCTCAGGGTGTCGCTGATCTGCAGGCACGCGGCTTTGCTGCAGGCGATGTGCTCGTCGGCATCGGAGCCAGTGGGCGCACACCGTATGTGCTCGGCGGCCTGCGTTATGCGGCGTCGTTGGGCGCGCGGACCATCGGTGTCAGTTGTGTAGAAGGATCGGCTATCGCTGCGGCATCCGAGATTGCGATCACGCCGGTTGTGGGCCCGGAAGTTTTGACGGGCTCTACGCGCCTGAAGGCGGGGACGGCGACCAAGCTGGTGCTCAACCAGCTCAGCACCGGCGCCATGGTGCGGCTTGGCTATGTGTACGAGAACCTGATGGTGAACGTGGCGGCGACGAACAAGAAGCTGGAAGACCGCGCGCTGCGCATTCTCATGACGCTGACGGATCTGCCGCAGGACGAAGCGGCCAGGCTCCTTGCCGCGGCCGGCAGTATCAAGGCTGGGGTCGTGATGCATCGTCTGCAACTGAGCAGGACGCAAGCTGATCAGAGGCTATCGGTGGCCAGGGGCAACCTGCGTAGAGCGCTCGCTTAG
- a CDS encoding carboxypeptidase regulatory-like domain-containing protein yields the protein MAQDATTGSISGTITDKSGAAVRGATVTLTNTDRNHVERTLTTNGNGFYTATALPLGSYDVTVSDAGFKTTKVQHLMLHVADALTVNRALSNGENTETVTVNADEARVNLEDASGAGLINSDQINSLVMISRNYESLINLQPGVAYGGATDNLQRGPVGVGGASSTVSFSVNGGRTTSNNWTVDGADNVDRGANLTLYVYPSPDAIAEFKTLRGQYSAQYGRNSSGMVDVVTKSGTNKWHGSAYEYFRNDFLDANGYYNDQIGQPINKYRYNDFGGSFGGPVWIPKLYNGRDKSFFFVSLEALREVTYATLSAIVPTAAERRGDFSQSYYIPTGSTQWTRGPVQVCTAFTYSAANQTNTCTAAGTQVTAFSQQSQQYLKDVYPSIPLPNEAANLARNIDPHTISNTVRNVYNNLNTTIRGDHQIGTKLSLMYRYIHDTFPTFNGSGTFISAPIPGLSATQSKYPGTQHLGKVTYLPTPTSVINVGYAYSNGSILTQPQGKLLSANSPDVQPTLPYGSTVGVVPTISMTGMTSITSGPVYVDHGINHQGFADYTKTLHNHTLIAGFSYMHYEKQENNSSTSNQGSFGFTNDAAFPVVTGTGQAQLSGVPESQSFANFLTGNANSGFSQQSRNAAVDINQNIYEAYLQDNWKVTPHLTLNLGVRYSYVMQPYDAGGNLSNFDPSSYSASKAPTIASTGLMCLTGTCSQAGSNAGQSTAPNANADFVGPNYINGMIFGNPSAANNNQASPFGNKVTGAQKNNFAPRVGFAWDVFGDGKTALRGGYGWAYDEIEVSYYETTVFNNPPAVATYSQTMASADNPAGGATATTPSTTPGRIQALPLNFKTPYMQQFSLGVQQQITPTLLLDVAYVGSHGTHLAGAEEINQPRAGAWRGVVTPTSASSTCVLNGQPAFLNSTCDRVLNQIKPYLGYFAVDAMQTIFNSNYNSLQTKVTKRFKGKSFIDGNFTWSRDLTNAQADYSGFVQDIYNVNGDYGRAAVDRKLLLTLDGVWELPWYKEQHGLKGRLIGGWNVAVTYAVNSGLPLTVAASGGSVINYNLPGGINGLNGSTTGGTVNDNAGLSLLGNTNAGLRPNQIADPNQGYGVNLHASKKYGQSSTPWFYTGAFTATDPASNVPGTARRGTINGPGFQRADLGIFRVYRIVDGLKFQLRGEAFNVANHTNIQSIGVTSTSSTFGQVTGYRDARILQVAGRFDF from the coding sequence ATGGCGCAGGACGCCACGACCGGAAGCATTAGCGGAACGATTACGGACAAAAGCGGTGCCGCCGTTCGCGGCGCAACGGTCACGTTGACCAACACGGACCGCAACCACGTTGAGCGCACCCTGACGACAAACGGTAACGGCTTCTACACCGCAACGGCGCTCCCGCTGGGCAGCTACGACGTCACGGTGAGCGATGCAGGTTTCAAGACGACTAAGGTCCAGCACCTTATGCTCCACGTCGCGGACGCCCTCACAGTAAACCGTGCTCTGAGCAACGGTGAGAACACGGAAACGGTAACCGTCAACGCGGATGAAGCGCGCGTAAACCTCGAAGACGCGTCTGGCGCGGGCCTGATCAACAGTGATCAGATTAATAGCCTCGTGATGATCTCGCGTAACTACGAGAGCTTGATCAACCTGCAGCCCGGTGTCGCTTACGGTGGTGCTACGGACAACCTGCAGCGTGGTCCCGTAGGCGTGGGAGGAGCATCGAGCACGGTGTCTTTCTCGGTCAACGGTGGACGCACGACCTCCAATAACTGGACGGTAGACGGCGCGGACAACGTCGATCGCGGTGCGAACCTGACACTTTACGTTTATCCCAGCCCGGACGCCATCGCCGAGTTCAAGACCCTGCGTGGACAGTACAGCGCGCAGTATGGCCGTAACTCTTCGGGCATGGTCGATGTCGTGACGAAGTCCGGTACGAACAAGTGGCATGGTAGCGCTTACGAGTATTTCCGTAACGATTTCCTCGACGCGAATGGCTACTACAACGACCAGATTGGTCAGCCGATCAACAAGTATCGCTACAACGATTTCGGTGGTTCTTTCGGCGGTCCTGTCTGGATCCCGAAGCTCTACAACGGTAGGGACAAGTCCTTCTTCTTCGTTTCGTTGGAAGCACTACGTGAAGTCACCTATGCCACGCTGAGCGCAATCGTTCCTACGGCAGCAGAGCGCCGTGGCGATTTCTCGCAAAGCTATTACATCCCTACGGGCAGCACACAGTGGACTCGTGGTCCGGTGCAGGTCTGCACAGCCTTCACTTACAGCGCAGCGAACCAAACGAACACCTGTACCGCAGCAGGTACGCAGGTGACCGCGTTCTCGCAGCAGTCGCAGCAGTACCTGAAGGATGTTTATCCTTCGATTCCACTGCCGAACGAGGCGGCCAATCTCGCGCGCAACATTGATCCGCACACGATCAGCAACACCGTGCGCAACGTCTACAACAATCTGAACACCACGATCCGCGGTGACCACCAGATCGGTACGAAGCTGTCGCTGATGTATCGCTACATTCACGACACCTTCCCGACGTTCAATGGTTCGGGTACGTTCATCTCCGCTCCTATCCCTGGTCTCTCTGCAACGCAGTCGAAGTACCCCGGTACGCAGCACCTGGGTAAGGTGACCTACCTGCCCACTCCGACGTCGGTGATCAACGTTGGCTACGCTTACTCGAACGGCTCGATTCTGACGCAGCCGCAGGGTAAGTTGCTTTCGGCAAATTCGCCGGACGTTCAGCCCACCCTTCCGTATGGAAGCACCGTTGGTGTTGTTCCGACGATCAGCATGACCGGCATGACCTCTATCACTTCCGGTCCGGTCTACGTCGATCACGGCATCAATCATCAGGGGTTTGCGGATTACACGAAGACGCTGCACAACCACACACTGATCGCCGGCTTCTCCTACATGCACTATGAGAAGCAGGAAAATAACTCCAGCACCTCGAACCAGGGTTCATTCGGCTTCACGAATGATGCGGCGTTCCCGGTCGTCACCGGTACCGGTCAGGCGCAACTTTCGGGCGTGCCGGAATCGCAGTCCTTTGCAAACTTCCTGACGGGTAACGCCAACAGCGGCTTCTCGCAGCAGTCGCGCAACGCAGCTGTCGATATCAACCAGAACATCTACGAAGCCTACCTTCAGGACAACTGGAAGGTGACTCCGCACCTGACGCTGAACCTCGGCGTGCGCTACAGCTACGTCATGCAGCCGTATGATGCGGGTGGAAACCTGAGCAACTTCGATCCCAGCAGCTACTCGGCTTCGAAGGCTCCGACCATCGCTTCGACCGGCTTGATGTGCCTTACCGGCACGTGCAGCCAGGCTGGAAGCAATGCAGGTCAGTCGACCGCGCCGAATGCAAATGCTGACTTTGTTGGCCCCAACTACATTAACGGCATGATCTTCGGTAATCCGTCGGCAGCCAATAACAACCAGGCATCGCCCTTTGGCAACAAGGTGACGGGCGCGCAGAAGAACAACTTTGCACCGCGCGTTGGCTTTGCATGGGACGTCTTCGGCGACGGCAAGACGGCTCTCCGTGGAGGCTACGGATGGGCGTACGACGAGATCGAGGTTAGCTACTACGAGACCACGGTCTTCAATAACCCCCCTGCAGTGGCGACCTACTCGCAGACGATGGCGAGCGCCGACAACCCTGCTGGTGGTGCAACTGCTACGACGCCTTCCACAACACCGGGCCGCATTCAGGCTCTGCCGCTCAACTTCAAGACGCCTTACATGCAGCAGTTCTCGCTCGGCGTACAGCAGCAGATCACTCCGACCCTGTTGCTTGACGTTGCCTATGTGGGATCGCACGGTACGCATCTCGCAGGTGCCGAAGAAATCAACCAGCCGCGTGCAGGCGCATGGCGTGGTGTGGTCACCCCGACTTCGGCAAGCTCGACCTGCGTTCTCAACGGTCAGCCCGCGTTCCTCAACTCGACCTGCGATCGCGTCCTGAACCAGATCAAGCCTTACCTCGGTTACTTCGCGGTCGACGCGATGCAGACGATCTTCAACTCCAACTACAACTCACTGCAGACGAAGGTCACCAAGCGCTTCAAGGGCAAGAGCTTCATCGACGGCAACTTCACCTGGTCGCGCGATCTCACGAACGCCCAGGCTGACTACTCCGGCTTCGTTCAGGACATCTACAACGTGAACGGTGACTACGGCCGCGCTGCCGTCGACCGCAAACTGCTGCTCACGCTCGATGGTGTTTGGGAACTGCCTTGGTACAAGGAGCAGCACGGTCTTAAGGGTCGCCTCATCGGTGGCTGGAACGTTGCTGTCACCTACGCAGTGAACTCGGGTCTTCCGCTGACGGTTGCGGCTTCGGGCGGATCGGTCATCAACTACAACCTGCCGGGCGGCATCAATGGCCTGAACGGCTCCACCACCGGCGGTACGGTGAACGACAACGCTGGCCTTAGCCTTCTCGGCAACACGAACGCTGGCCTTCGTCCGAACCAGATCGCTGACCCGAACCAGGGCTACGGTGTAAATCTTCATGCCAGCAAGAAGTATGGCCAGTCGAGCACACCTTGGTTCTACACAGGCGCGTTCACCGCAACGGATCCGGCCAGCAATGTCCCGGGAACGGCTCGTCGTGGCACCATCAACGGACCGGGCTTCCAGCGCGCTGATCTGGGCATCTTCCGCGTCTACCGCATCGTGGATGGTCTGAAGTTCCAGCTCCGCGGCGAAGCGTTCAACGTGGCCAACCACACGAACATCCAGTCCATCGGTGTTACCTCCACCTCCTCCACCTTTGGTCAGGTCACTGGCTACCGCGACGCGCGTATTCTGCAGGTCGCTGGTCGCTTCGACTTCTAA
- a CDS encoding GntR family transcriptional regulator, translated as MSELEGAIDKRGFVPLYYQIQQALLEKILSGELREGDLLSSEDELSKQYRVSRMTARQALQGLKDKGYAVSERGRGTFVLKPKLSKSILMLESFTEEIRRKGGKPSSKLLAQKVIPASQELVDQLKLEKQDQSLLHLRRLRLADDLPLAIEETHIPLWRFPGLDQIDFSSSSLYETLRDRYNVGFGWADETVEALSASADQSKLLTIPKRASLLCIYRTLMEQNGTPIEYAVSHYRGDRYRASLRVTLQDAKVLPVP; from the coding sequence ATGTCAGAACTTGAAGGAGCGATTGATAAACGGGGTTTCGTTCCGCTTTACTACCAGATTCAGCAGGCCTTGCTCGAGAAGATTCTCTCCGGAGAACTGCGCGAAGGCGATCTGCTGAGCAGTGAAGACGAGCTCTCCAAGCAGTACCGCGTCAGCCGCATGACCGCCCGGCAGGCCCTGCAGGGGCTGAAGGACAAAGGCTACGCCGTGAGCGAACGCGGTCGCGGCACATTTGTGCTGAAGCCGAAGCTGAGCAAGAGCATCCTGATGCTCGAAAGCTTCACCGAAGAGATTCGCCGCAAGGGCGGAAAGCCCTCCTCAAAGCTGCTGGCGCAGAAGGTCATTCCCGCGTCGCAAGAGCTTGTCGATCAGCTCAAGCTGGAGAAGCAGGACCAGTCGCTGCTGCATCTGCGTCGCCTGCGCCTTGCCGATGACCTGCCGCTTGCGATCGAAGAAACGCACATCCCGCTGTGGCGCTTTCCGGGCCTCGATCAAATCGATTTCTCGTCGTCCTCGCTCTACGAGACGCTGCGTGATCGCTACAACGTGGGCTTTGGATGGGCTGACGAGACCGTCGAAGCGCTGTCCGCCTCGGCGGACCAGTCCAAGCTGCTGACGATTCCGAAGCGCGCCAGCCTGCTCTGCATCTACCGCACGCTGATGGAGCAGAACGGCACGCCGATCGAGTACGCCGTCTCGCACTATCGCGGCGACCGCTACCGCGCTTCGTTGCGCGTTACGCTGCAGGACGCTAAGGTACTCCCCGTTCCATAG
- a CDS encoding 3-deoxy-7-phosphoheptulonate synthase, whose amino-acid sequence MAYPTNNLRIRSTRVVLPPVFLEEELPLTENASQTVFEARQRIVDVLNGNDDRLVVVVGPCSIHDTKAAREYAELLKTAITDLSQDLVIVMRVYFEKPRTTVGWKGLINDPYFDESFRISDGLRIARKLLLDLAEMGVPAGTEYLDMISPQYVADLVSWGAIGARTTESQVHRELASGLSCPVGFKNGTSGNVQIAVDAILSSSQPHTFLGTSETGQSSILLTSGNPDCHMILRGGRGVTNFDAESVNTTAQQMEKSNIAPRIMIDFSHANSGKDYRKQAVVSHDVAGQIAAGDRRIMGVMIESNLVAGAQSLVAGKALTYGQSITDACIDWNETETLLKELAAAVRERRKQS is encoded by the coding sequence ATGGCGTATCCCACAAACAATCTCCGCATCCGCTCTACCCGCGTTGTTCTCCCGCCCGTTTTCCTCGAAGAGGAATTGCCGTTGACGGAGAACGCATCGCAGACCGTCTTTGAAGCGCGGCAACGCATCGTCGACGTGCTGAACGGCAACGACGATCGCCTCGTCGTCGTCGTTGGCCCCTGCTCGATCCACGACACGAAGGCAGCGCGCGAATACGCCGAGCTGCTGAAGACAGCGATCACCGATCTCTCGCAGGACCTCGTCATCGTGATGCGCGTGTACTTTGAAAAGCCGCGCACCACGGTGGGCTGGAAAGGCCTGATCAACGATCCGTACTTCGACGAGAGCTTCCGCATCAGCGATGGCCTGCGCATTGCGCGTAAGCTGCTGCTCGACCTCGCCGAGATGGGTGTGCCCGCCGGCACAGAGTACCTCGACATGATCTCGCCGCAGTACGTGGCCGACCTCGTGAGCTGGGGAGCGATCGGCGCACGCACTACCGAAAGCCAGGTGCATCGCGAGCTGGCCTCCGGGCTCTCCTGTCCGGTGGGCTTCAAGAACGGCACCTCCGGCAACGTGCAGATCGCCGTGGACGCGATTCTTTCCTCGAGCCAGCCGCACACGTTCCTCGGCACCTCGGAGACGGGCCAGTCGTCGATCCTGCTGACGAGCGGCAACCCTGACTGCCACATGATCCTGCGCGGTGGCCGCGGCGTCACGAACTTCGATGCGGAGTCCGTGAACACGACCGCGCAGCAGATGGAGAAGTCCAACATCGCACCGCGCATCATGATCGACTTCAGCCACGCGAACAGCGGCAAGGACTACCGCAAGCAAGCGGTGGTGAGCCACGATGTCGCTGGGCAGATCGCGGCAGGCGATCGTCGCATCATGGGCGTAATGATTGAGAGCAACCTCGTCGCGGGCGCGCAGAGTCTCGTCGCTGGCAAGGCCCTGACCTACGGCCAGAGCATCACCGATGCATGCATCGATTGGAACGAAACGGAGACCTTGCTGAAGGAGCTTGCAGCAGCTGTACGCGAGCGCCGCAAGCAGAGCTAG
- a CDS encoding SGNH/GDSL hydrolase family protein, with amino-acid sequence MLFALSAITSWGQTRPAVSAPIHRVFVFGDSYSDTGRGYVDGNGPTAVWYAAQQLGITLKTSNKPFAADDSLNFAVSGAPTGSAPWRTSGKDVALGFGMQNQVAEFVTLLHEGKVRFNADDTLFYLAGGLNDGQGATSETVQHLEDEMRALYAVGARRFRVAVLPEQIPAFRRVALRLNVALRMIPAEMQRQLKDASVESSAWGLYLDAVMRSPSHYGITDTKSTCAGRAFRGEDATPCAHPEAHFYFHEGHPSTAVHKAAGLMLAEEWQGHPVAAIAPLHLSLWPQQAPLQQGRGDADTPWMEVYTPANNLTRTAVLICPGGGYHTLAMDHEGEQIARWLAGRGVTGIVLKYRVAPYAYPVPMLDEERAMRLARSHAEEWGFDEDRVGVWGFSAGGHLASFLLAHFAEPLPEVAGYTPDAIDALPVRPAFGVLAYPVISMKAGLTHQGSLHGLLGEHPDPALVQDLSDELQVKADSPSVFLFSTTDDAAVPVMNSVKFYEAYVEKRIPVEMHLFDHGQHGSGLAGTKPGTAAWPQLLQSWLQRNGWMSNE; translated from the coding sequence ATGCTGTTTGCGCTGAGCGCGATCACCTCCTGGGGGCAAACCCGACCCGCTGTGAGCGCGCCAATCCACCGCGTGTTTGTCTTCGGTGATAGCTACTCCGACACCGGTCGCGGATATGTGGATGGCAATGGCCCGACCGCAGTCTGGTATGCCGCGCAGCAGCTTGGCATCACGCTCAAGACGAGCAACAAACCTTTCGCGGCTGACGATAGCTTGAACTTCGCCGTGAGCGGCGCTCCTACAGGCAGCGCCCCTTGGCGCACGTCCGGCAAAGATGTCGCTCTGGGATTCGGTATGCAGAATCAGGTGGCAGAGTTCGTCACCTTGCTGCATGAAGGCAAGGTGCGCTTCAACGCGGATGACACGCTGTTCTACCTCGCCGGCGGACTCAACGACGGCCAGGGTGCTACGTCGGAGACCGTGCAGCATCTCGAAGACGAGATGCGTGCGCTATACGCCGTGGGCGCGCGGCGCTTTCGCGTGGCCGTTTTGCCGGAGCAGATTCCTGCGTTTCGCCGCGTCGCACTGCGGTTGAATGTAGCGCTGCGCATGATTCCTGCGGAGATGCAGCGTCAGTTGAAGGACGCCTCCGTGGAGAGCAGCGCGTGGGGTTTATATCTCGACGCGGTGATGCGCTCGCCCTCGCACTACGGCATCACGGACACGAAGAGCACCTGCGCGGGCAGAGCGTTTCGCGGTGAAGATGCCACGCCGTGTGCGCATCCCGAGGCCCACTTTTATTTTCATGAGGGCCATCCTTCGACCGCGGTGCATAAGGCTGCGGGGCTGATGCTGGCGGAGGAATGGCAAGGTCATCCTGTGGCTGCGATTGCGCCGCTGCACCTTTCGCTATGGCCGCAGCAGGCTCCGCTGCAGCAGGGGAGGGGCGACGCCGACACGCCGTGGATGGAGGTCTACACCCCGGCAAATAATTTGACACGAACTGCGGTGCTCATCTGCCCGGGCGGCGGTTATCACACGCTCGCAATGGACCACGAAGGCGAGCAGATCGCACGGTGGCTTGCGGGGCGCGGCGTAACAGGCATCGTGTTGAAGTATCGCGTCGCCCCTTATGCGTATCCGGTGCCGATGCTCGATGAAGAGCGAGCGATGCGGCTCGCGCGCAGCCACGCGGAGGAGTGGGGCTTCGATGAGGACCGCGTCGGCGTGTGGGGTTTCTCTGCGGGCGGCCATCTTGCATCGTTTCTGCTGGCGCACTTTGCGGAGCCGTTGCCCGAAGTCGCGGGCTATACACCCGATGCGATCGACGCGCTGCCGGTGCGGCCTGCATTCGGCGTCCTGGCTTATCCGGTGATCTCCATGAAGGCAGGATTGACGCACCAGGGCTCACTGCACGGACTACTGGGTGAGCATCCTGATCCCGCGCTGGTGCAGGACCTCTCCGATGAGCTACAGGTGAAGGCCGATAGTCCGTCGGTGTTCCTCTTCTCCACGACCGACGACGCTGCCGTGCCTGTGATGAACAGCGTGAAGTTCTACGAGGCTTATGTCGAGAAGCGCATCCCGGTGGAGATGCATCTGTTCGATCACGGCCAGCATGGCAGCGGACTCGCAGGCACGAAGCCCGGCACCGCGGCGTGGCCGCAGTTGCTGCAGAGCTGGCTGCAACGCAACGGGTGGATGTCGAACGAGTAA
- a CDS encoding YncE family protein: MRISRFLWLAVAAAGMAHAQAPYKITNTYTLGGDGGWDYIIPDAAHHRLFIARESRVLVIDENSGKQIGELAEIHGAHGVALDPSSGHGFATESEDKAVVMFDATTLKKLKTIPAADDADAIVFDAKSGRVFSLNGDANSATVIDAKTGNLITNLPLGGKPEYGASAGNGKLYVNIADKSEIVEIDTASLKITKRWATEGCKQPVALAIDTAHQRLFSGCRSGVMAISDYQNGKVVATAPIGKGVDGAAFDPASGNAFAANGEGTLTVIHQESPDQYRVVQTLPTQLGSRNVGLDPVSHKLFVVAAKFGPAPQGARRGPVLPASFSLMVISK; encoded by the coding sequence GTGCGCATCTCTCGCTTTCTTTGGCTCGCTGTCGCTGCGGCTGGCATGGCTCATGCACAGGCACCGTATAAGATCACCAACACCTACACGCTGGGCGGCGATGGCGGATGGGACTACATCATTCCCGACGCGGCGCATCACCGCCTCTTCATCGCGCGCGAGAGCCGCGTTCTGGTCATCGATGAAAACTCCGGCAAGCAGATCGGAGAGCTTGCAGAGATCCACGGCGCTCATGGCGTCGCTCTCGACCCGAGCTCAGGCCACGGCTTTGCGACGGAAAGCGAAGACAAGGCTGTCGTGATGTTCGACGCGACCACCTTGAAGAAGCTCAAAACAATTCCCGCTGCAGATGACGCTGATGCGATCGTCTTCGACGCCAAGTCGGGCCGCGTCTTCAGCCTGAACGGCGATGCAAATTCGGCAACCGTCATCGATGCGAAAACCGGCAATCTGATCACGAACCTTCCGCTGGGCGGCAAGCCGGAGTACGGCGCATCCGCGGGCAATGGCAAGCTCTACGTCAACATCGCCGACAAGAGTGAGATTGTCGAGATCGACACCGCCTCGTTGAAGATCACGAAGCGCTGGGCCACCGAAGGTTGCAAGCAGCCGGTTGCGCTGGCAATCGACACCGCACATCAGCGCCTCTTCAGCGGCTGCCGCAGCGGCGTTATGGCGATCTCTGATTACCAGAACGGTAAGGTCGTCGCCACCGCGCCGATTGGTAAGGGCGTCGATGGTGCAGCGTTTGATCCTGCAAGCGGCAACGCATTCGCAGCGAACGGCGAAGGCACACTGACGGTGATCCATCAGGAGAGTCCCGACCAGTATCGCGTGGTGCAAACGCTGCCCACGCAGCTCGGATCGCGCAACGTGGGACTCGATCCCGTGAGCCACAAGTTGTTTGTGGTCGCCGCAAAGTTCGGCCCTGCGCCGCAGGGCGCGCGTCGTGGTCCAGTGCTCCCTGCATCCTTCTCGTTGATGGTGATTTCGAAGTAG
- a CDS encoding TolC family protein — protein MARCFKKSSRYRLAAVLILSPCLTALAQDAAPPRTLSLAEAIQQAEANEPAFAAALAAQRSAGIDSYLAKAALLPSVTYHNQMIYTQPSGLNNRSTLSGSQTNQVFIANNAVHEYASQAVVNETIGLKQFAGAQLAAANAARANAELEVARRGLVSTVVSLYYSVSTTAEKAQLNTEALREASQFTAMTKKREAAREVAHADVVRAQLQEQQKQRDMNDANLAAEKARLELAVLLFPDPRTSFTTADPNHAPALLPTHDEIHQLASKNNPEMRSALAQVNAANASVKAAKAAYLPDLGLNFAYGIDAPQFAKNGPEGTRNLGYAISGTLDIPVWDWFSTQKKVKQSEIQRDAAKVSLTAAQRRLIANLEESYAEAAAARDQLTLLDESVQTAAESLKLTKLRYEAGESTALEVVDAQNSYLAARTARADGVVRYESALAALQVLTGSI, from the coding sequence ATGGCAAGGTGCTTCAAAAAATCGAGTCGCTATAGGCTCGCAGCGGTTCTCATACTCAGCCCATGCCTGACTGCGCTGGCACAGGACGCAGCTCCACCGCGCACCCTCTCGCTCGCTGAAGCTATCCAGCAAGCCGAAGCCAACGAGCCGGCGTTCGCAGCGGCCTTGGCCGCGCAAAGGTCGGCGGGCATCGACAGTTATCTCGCCAAGGCCGCATTGCTTCCGTCCGTGACGTATCACAACCAGATGATCTACACGCAGCCGAGCGGGCTGAACAATCGCTCAACGCTGTCGGGTTCACAGACCAATCAGGTCTTCATCGCGAACAATGCGGTGCATGAGTATGCAAGCCAGGCTGTGGTCAACGAAACCATCGGCCTGAAGCAGTTTGCGGGTGCACAGCTTGCAGCGGCGAACGCAGCGCGTGCCAACGCGGAGCTGGAAGTTGCGCGACGCGGCCTTGTCTCGACCGTCGTCAGCCTCTACTACTCCGTCTCGACTACCGCAGAGAAGGCGCAACTCAATACCGAAGCTCTACGTGAGGCATCGCAGTTCACAGCGATGACGAAGAAGCGCGAAGCCGCGCGCGAAGTCGCACACGCCGATGTCGTCCGCGCACAGCTGCAGGAGCAACAGAAGCAGCGCGACATGAATGATGCCAACCTCGCCGCAGAGAAAGCGCGACTCGAACTGGCGGTGCTTCTCTTCCCCGATCCACGCACGAGCTTCACGACCGCAGACCCGAACCACGCGCCAGCATTGCTCCCCACGCATGACGAGATCCATCAGCTGGCGTCGAAGAACAACCCCGAGATGCGAAGCGCGCTTGCGCAGGTGAACGCCGCGAACGCCAGCGTCAAAGCGGCCAAGGCCGCTTACCTGCCTGATCTTGGGCTGAACTTCGCCTACGGCATCGATGCTCCACAGTTCGCGAAGAACGGCCCCGAAGGAACACGCAACCTCGGCTATGCCATCAGTGGAACACTCGACATCCCCGTGTGGGATTGGTTCTCAACGCAAAAGAAGGTCAAGCAGAGCGAGATTCAGCGCGACGCAGCAAAGGTAAGCCTCACGGCCGCACAACGACGCTTGATTGCGAACCTCGAAGAGAGCTATGCCGAAGCCGCTGCAGCGCGCGATCAACTCACGCTGCTGGATGAAAGCGTGCAGACCGCCGCAGAAAGTCTGAAGCTGACGAAGCTCCGCTATGAAGCGGGAGAATCCACTGCGCTCGAAGTCGTCGACGCGCAGAACTCTTATCTAGCCGCACGCACAGCACGCGCCGATGGTGTGGTTCGCTACGAATCCGCTCTTGCCGCTCTTCAAGTTCTCACAGGATCCATCTAA